One part of the Aliivibrio fischeri ATCC 7744 = JCM 18803 = DSM 507 genome encodes these proteins:
- a CDS encoding YcgL domain-containing protein, translating to MFCSIYKSTKKQGAYLYIEKKDDFAPVPQELMSMFGTPTMVMVVNLEGRKLASVDVEKVKTAIKENGFFLQLPPPPENLLEKYKKDKAAREEN from the coding sequence ATGTTCTGTTCTATTTATAAAAGCACGAAAAAACAAGGTGCTTATCTTTATATTGAGAAAAAAGATGATTTTGCCCCTGTACCGCAAGAACTTATGTCGATGTTCGGTACTCCAACCATGGTAATGGTGGTAAATTTAGAAGGCAGAAAACTGGCTTCAGTTGATGTAGAAAAAGTAAAAACAGCAATAAAAGAAAATGGATTCTTTTTGCAGTTACCGCCACCACCAGAAAATCTGCTTGAAAAATACAAAAAAGATAAAGCAGCAAGAGAAGAGAATTAA
- the minD gene encoding septum site-determining protein MinD has protein sequence MARIVVVTSGKGGVGKTTSSSAIASGLALAGKKTAVIDFDIGLRNLDLIMGCERRVVYDFVNVINGEATLNQALIKDKRVGNLFILPASQTRDKDALTKDGVRRVLDELIEMNFDFIICDSPAGIEAGALMALYFADEAIITTNPEVSSVRDSDRILGILDSKSRRAEDSLEPVKQHLLLTRYCPARVNQGEMLSVGDVEEILNIPLLGVIPESQSVLNASNKGVPVIFDEESNAGAAYQDAVDRLLGKEVSFRFLEEEKKGIFKRLFGG, from the coding sequence ATGGCACGTATTGTCGTTGTGACTTCAGGCAAAGGTGGCGTAGGTAAGACTACTTCTAGCTCTGCAATTGCATCGGGTCTTGCATTGGCTGGCAAAAAAACTGCGGTAATCGATTTTGATATTGGTTTACGTAACCTTGACCTAATTATGGGTTGTGAGCGTCGTGTTGTTTACGATTTTGTAAACGTGATTAACGGCGAGGCAACTCTAAACCAAGCGTTAATTAAAGATAAGCGTGTAGGTAATCTATTTATCCTACCAGCTTCTCAAACTCGTGATAAAGATGCATTAACCAAAGACGGTGTTCGTCGCGTTCTTGATGAACTGATCGAAATGAACTTTGATTTCATTATTTGTGATTCTCCAGCGGGTATCGAAGCGGGTGCTTTAATGGCACTGTACTTTGCAGATGAAGCGATTATTACCACCAACCCTGAAGTTTCTTCAGTTCGTGACTCTGACCGTATCCTTGGCATTTTAGATTCTAAATCACGCCGAGCTGAAGACTCATTAGAACCTGTAAAACAACATCTACTACTAACACGCTACTGCCCTGCTCGAGTGAACCAAGGCGAGATGTTAAGTGTGGGTGATGTTGAAGAAATTTTAAACATTCCACTTTTAGGTGTAATTCCAGAGAGTCAATCAGTACTAAATGCATCAAACAAAGGTGTTCCTGTAATTTTTGATGAAGAGTCTAACGCTGGTGCAGCATATCAAGATGCTGTCGATCGCTTATTAGGTAAAGAAGTATCATTCCGTTTCTTAGAAGAAGAGAAAAAAGGCATCTTTAAACGACTATTTGGAGGTTA
- the minC gene encoding septum site-determining protein MinC — protein sequence MTKTADLKGSNFTLSVLHLPNDDVALALNMLEQKVAQAPSFFASAPVVVNIENVSNEINFVELKSGVERTGMIPVGITGCKDKEKQAQATAAGFAVMTSFTPQQVTQKANMQPTKVIKTPIRSGQQIYAKDADLVILNHVSPGAEVIADGSIHIHGTLRGRAIAGASGQAEAKVFCKNLQAELISIAGNYWLSDQIDKEYWHQNVMITMVEDRIQIDTLTL from the coding sequence ATGACAAAAACAGCCGATTTAAAGGGCAGTAATTTCACCCTTTCAGTATTACATTTGCCTAATGATGACGTTGCCTTAGCATTAAATATGCTTGAGCAAAAAGTGGCACAAGCGCCTTCTTTTTTTGCTTCAGCTCCTGTTGTCGTTAACATTGAAAATGTATCGAATGAAATTAACTTTGTTGAGCTAAAATCTGGTGTCGAACGTACCGGCATGATTCCTGTTGGAATTACAGGTTGTAAAGATAAAGAAAAGCAAGCTCAAGCAACTGCTGCTGGCTTTGCAGTAATGACATCTTTTACACCTCAACAAGTAACGCAAAAAGCAAATATGCAACCAACGAAAGTGATAAAAACACCAATTCGTTCAGGCCAACAAATATATGCAAAAGATGCGGATCTTGTGATCTTAAATCACGTAAGTCCAGGTGCTGAAGTGATAGCAGATGGCAGTATACATATTCATGGCACATTACGCGGCAGAGCAATTGCTGGTGCAAGTGGCCAAGCAGAAGCAAAAGTCTTCTGTAAAAACTTACAAGCTGAGCTAATTTCCATCGCAGGTAATTATTGGCTAAGCGATCAAATTGACAAAGAGTATTGGCATCAAAATGTCATGATCACTATGGTTGAAGACCGTATTCAGATCGATACCCTAACGTTATAG